AGTGTAACTAATGACTAATTTATTAATCATTTACTTTTCAGCGCCACAACTCAAAAGGTAGGCTTTAGCTctcaaataaaagcatgaagtgtgtgtttactgtaccTTCCTCTCTGGCTGGGTTATTGTAGTGGATTTCCAGCCTGTAAAATGTATCACCACTCTCACCTCCCACAGGAATGCCAGCATTCTCTGGAAACTCGTACACCTGAGATTGTGAAATTTCAGGGTTTCGGGGATTAATGGTGCACCAGCATGAGCACAATGCAGACTTGAACAGGTTTTCCCACCACAGAAAGACCAACAATTGAATATAACAATTCAGAGACCTGTAAGTGATGCAGAACTGGTTTTGCTGAGGCAGCAAATTTGCTGAACGGCCTAAAAATTGGAAAGTGGAAAGTGTCTTGAAAATATAAGCCGGTGGAGTAATGAATCAGCTAcatctgtccctctctcactcacccCTCCTCCCACTGCCCAGGCGGCCACCACTCGGAAGCAGTGGTCCCCTGTGTCGCCTCTGTAGCACGGCCCGTTGTAGGTTTCATTCACAAAGGAAGGGCACCCATACAGCAGCATGTGATGAACAATATCATGGTGCTCAATAATTGGCTCAATCTGAGTGAAAGTAAGAGAAGGGATAGGTTTAGAAGAAATGAAGAATGGAAAACACAAATTCTCAATCCTGCTAAAAAGTCAGATATGTATTTACGAGACCTTCCTTTTTGAATTGAGGAGCTAGTTTGGAATTAGATTATGTCTACTTTTGCACAGTCAGAAATGAagaggctgcaggctggtcATCATCAATCAGACCTTTAACTTATAACCTCTTAAATACTTGAAACTGTCACAGCTTtgttcaactgtttttttttttaacggctAGTGTAAATGTCATTATTAGTGATGGTTATAACACTCATAGTTGCATTGCATCCTGTACAAAAAGGTTGGGTggtcctctctctctgggagGCATGATTTgaatatgcatttatttattaacaaagCCCTTACTGGAAAGCTGCCTTCATATATTTCTTCCTTGCTGGTCCGTTCCACCAGGTGCCGTTATCACTAGGTCTAATGATTGACTCACACATTGAGTTCATCTGCTCAATGTCTGCTTAATGATTTTCAAGTTTAAATAAAGACACAAGTACATAAAAATGCCTGTAGCTCTGACCGTCTAggtatgttgatttgaatgggaaataCTGCTCTGCTCCATTCACAATCTGTGATGATGACAGTGGAAACTGGGTAAAACTGGGTGAATTACCCGATATATGTGATGTTTTCCCTTCAGCTTTGGTAACTTCATGACCATGCAGTGGTAGTGCGTATGGGTGGCAGGGATGTTGATCTGCAATAAGATATGTAAATAAAGCATGTTAGATCTTTCATGTCATTCTTTTGTATCACCATcaacactgatactgatacatGCTTTAATCTCAATTGTAcaaaacttttgtttatattattGGCATGAGTAAAAGTTGTAATACACTGTAGTTCCTCTTTCAGAATAGTCTATGTTAACCAACTGGGGGTCAGGTTGTTCGACTGGCTCCCAGTACCAGGTAAGAAAATGAGTTAGAgtcaaaaatgtattcaaatgtAATGTCACATGATCATTCTTACATTGTCCACAGTGATAGTGAGATAGTCGGTGCTTGGCAAGGTGATCCTGGGCATGTAGTTCAGCAGGTTGATCTCCTTGGTGCCTCTGCGCTTCCCGTGGTAATTAAGCTCATCATTTGTTCCATAGGCATAGATCAGCTTAATGGGGCGAGCCTGTGGGGAAGATGGCGGAAGACGGTTGAGCCATTTTTGGACCTGTGGTAGTCAACAAGTCTACAAATATGATacaaaagcacaaaatctgtctttcactgggaaaaaagaaaattagccTAATACTGTATGGTATGGATTATTTCAGAACAATTTCCACTGGATTTTCTTATGTATCCTAAACTAATTTGCAGTCTAATGTATCATACTATAGCACTAATATAGCCGCTAGTtttataagaaaacaaaattcaacttcgtaatttacaaaaaaaaaaaaatctatgctGTAAGTAtgttaatttaaattaatttcagcAATTGCTTATCAGTGAAAACTCTCTTCCCACAACCCACCCGCTGATCCAAAACTAGTCTTCAAACATCATGCGAGTACAAAATGTAAGTGGAGCTGTTAAGAAACTCCTGTTTATTGTGTTGTGACTTCATAGTTCTCAGTTTTCATCAGCAAAATGCTATAGTGTTTCAAAtatgttctttgtgttttagctgTTGTGCTCACTGTCTGAATGCACACCGTTGGAAACTTGAGCTTGACATAAAGAATTGGGGTTAACAACACAAAAGAGAATAGCATTACAACAGCAAGGGCAGGGTATAGGAGAATTTGAGCTTTTAGCTTGGTGTGAAAATCCATCATCTAAAACTTTGAACAAACCAACATTAAACAAGGAAATCATTGTTACCAAAGCAGCCCACAGCCTCCTAGAGCGAAAAACACTCAACCTCACAATCCTGAGAAAAATGGTTCAGTTGTTTTCCTCACAAATCTTTCATGAAGTCTAAACTTGCCACAAGATGAACTCTGTAATAGCACTCTCTATTTTAGTATGGGAGATCCATCACTGCACACTTAATGAAAAGATTGGATCATCATCATACACTGAATTTTATTCATCTATAAAGCTAAAATTGGCAAATTTCCTGACTACCTCTGCGCTCAGATTAATTTTTATTGTAACAGCTATGGTGCCAGATCTCAGGATTGTCTAATTTTATTTATGCCTCAAGTAAAAACAGAATtgggcaattaaaaaaaaaaaaaaaaattctccacaGAAGGAATGATTTGTGAACTACTTTGAAATTAGCATACCCTCTTTCAATTGATGCTTTTAAGACCCTTGTATCTGATATCTTTTTTTAGTATCGTTTGTTTCCTGTGAATCTGGCATGGTTGGTTTCTGTTAAATAAGTAACTTTTGTCGTTTTTTTACTGATTGATTTAGGTCTATtttaatgtttcatattttataaaTGCTTCTATAGCACTCAAGTCTCCCCTGTAAATGAGATCTTGATCTCAGTGAGATCACCTGcctaaataaatgtttgaaggaAAAGCCTCCAGTTGCCAGGTTGAGCCCCTTAGatgaaagaaaaactttttcacaaactttcaacattttttcttcttcagtgttgATCAAATTTTATGCATGAGGTGTGTCACGTGCAATGTGAGGATAACCTTTGATTACTATTCACAGCTTTGCAGCAGACACAGAGAATAATTCAGCATCTCACAGTGATATGGAAGTCATCGTCATCACATGACTGAATGGCCCTCTGAAATGTCATGGTGGTTTGACCTTCAATCTCAGTCAGAGACAGGAGAGTGTAGTTCTGCTGCTTGTCCACCACAGGCAGAATGTTTCCAGTGGCATGGCGATCCTGAtggacaaaaagacaaacattttgAAGGACGTGAAGCCTGGATAATGGCCTGGTATGATAGCCCCTGAGCTACAGAGAATTTATTGAAGGATAGCCCCTTGAAATGGACCATCTCATTTTCAACTGGGTCCTAAACCACAAATTCACAATGAAATACATCaggaaaaaacaccaaaacatacaacatactgtatatagagGCTCTGCATTGCCTCATCTCACAGCTAGCCCCTCCACTCCCACCCTCATCCTATATCACCTGTGCATAGACAGAATTACATACACAACAAGCAGGGTTATTACGATTCATGCATTATACTGATGCATTGAATCATCTTCAATGATGAGCTAAAAGACATAAACATAATGAACTGCTGACTTGAATTGTAAAGCTTTATTGTCcgttacatttacattaaatgGAAACGGATCTTTGGCAAGCATTACACTTTTACAAACATTATGAcactaaaaacaacaaacataaaaaacatgtaACCCTATAAAACAATAGAATATTTTAGCAGCAATGCTCATGGGAGGCAGTGAGGGTCATTTCAGAAAGGATGCTATATAAATGAATTTTCATAGCCCTGCAGCCCTGCCTCCTGGCTAATGGCACTTTCAGTCTCCAGACTGATGGCATTAGCTGTAATGGTGGGTGTCATCACTgtgtgaattttatttatttatttatttatttattcattcatttcttgtttgtatgtttgtatgtttgtttgtttgtttgtttgtttgtaagggCCTGATCATATTGCTGTTGAAGGTGCAGCTGGTTGAATCATTTGACCAGCCTGGGTGtgcttgttcttgttcttgacTGTGAGGTTCTCATGCCATAAGGTTATGCTAAATGTGAGAAAACATTTACACCATGGTTAATGTGTATTTGTTGATGTTGAAACTCCTGAGTTTAATGATGGGAGCGAGAGCTGCCTTGTCTTCTTGTATATGTAATTGGTGTTGCTCTTGGTAAGGTGCTTGATGCTCTGGGAGTATGGGGCTAGTGGCATATTTCATACTGGTAACGAGGGCCATGTCATCTGCATATTTGATTAGGGAGAGCTATAGCTCCTATTATGCCTCACGTCATTTGTGTATTGAGAACAGGAGAGGACATAGAGTGCAGCCCTGTGGAACACCAGTATTCAGGACCAGGCAGTCGGACATGATGTTGTCCATACCGACCCTCTGGGGCCTCAAAACCCCCCTGATCCGCAGGACTAGGCACTGAGGTAACACACGGGTCACAGGAGTAAGTGGGGCTGGACTGTGTTGAAGGCAAATGAGAAATCCCTAATAAGTACACACTTTGGCCTGACTATATGAAATTCTTGAGTGCTTGAATTGAAtcattaaagatttttttcaataatatagCAATgaattgcaactttttttttgtaaataatgcTTTGTAGAATATGTActtctgttgtctgttttttttttttttttttttcacaaatttatgGATATACAAGTTTGCCTACAAGTAAATTCAATATTTGACCTGAATCTTGGCTTACAAacaaaattaagtaaaataactGAATAACCAACTTGTGAATCgaaaattgaactgaatctcTATTGAGCCAAATATCAAGCAAATGCCAGAAatccttaaaataaataaaccagtcTTACATAGCCAATGGATATTGTGAAACAACAATGGGATTAAAAATGCATATAGGCATCAGGAGATaggaaaaacatttgaataaagcaactgaacaaacattttgtgtgtgtgtgtgtgtgagtgtgagtgtgggaGGACAGATGAGCTCAGACGGGGAATTGGTTGCAGTGGATTATTGATATATCACacaaagatatttaaaaaaaatgatatccTTCTTGCCTACAGCAGTCAAAGTATGCTGGAAATGTATGCATGTAAGCCTAAATATATCCTATCTAGCGGTGGGTTTACCGTGAAGTAGGCTCCACCGGGTCCAATTCCTCCCATGACAATATCTGCCCCTTCCATGCCGCCGTTTGGGCTGAAGCCCAGGCTCACCCACCCTGTTGACTTGATGCTCAGAGAGAAGGTGATGGTTCCCTGGGCGTCGTTGAAGCCCCACTTCAGGCTGACATTACGGTCCGGATCTAGGTACTCCATGAAGGGCAAAACAGAGTCATTCAgtgctcctgctcctgttgGCCGGGCCAGGAACAGGGAGAGGAGCAGAAGCAGAGCATGCATACTGCCCCAGTAACCTCAAAGATCCTCAGACTGAGCAAACTGGCTCCAGGACAGCCAAGCACACTAACACCACCctcccagtcacacacacagacacacacactcacacacctgctggGTTAGATAAGTACAAGTGACAGGCTCAGTGCTGGCTAATTCACCGACACCGTTGTAGAACGACAGGCACAACATTCCCTACTGAAAACATATTCAGAAACCTGACTTCAGTGTCACTCAAAGACTTAAGCAAAACATTAAAGCGTTGCATCTGCGGCTGTGGGCTTGACCTACCTGTGTCTTCTGTAGCTGGCTCCTCCCTCGCTGATACGAACCTGTTCCACCGGTTCTGGTCCATTGATAGACAAATAAGACCTCTGCTGGACTCTGGACACTGGGAGGTGAaagggagacaggagggaggaaggggtcCAAAATATTCCCATCTGAAAGAATGTTAGATTTGTGatggttttatttattgcaaCACTGCATGAAATCAAAGGCAGACTAAGCAGTCTCAAAGCCGAGGGCACCAgaccttgttatgatgtggtaaagaatgatgaatgccaATCAGTTTTCAAATGAACAGAACTCCGAAGTCTATTACCCCACCATgacccaaaatataagagcagTTCTCTCtactgtttatgtttttctgtaaaTCAGACACAAAACATCAGATTCAAGACTGGTATTTCAAAGTGTTACATTACATGTATGGGTgattagtcttggcatgaacctgaggggttttaccCTTCCTCAAACTCAATCTTATTAGTAAATATGGTGGTGTGCCCTCGCATTTCAAACTGCATGGTCCGCCTTTAAAAGAGTGGccaaagaaatgcattttttagctTGCTTTAGTGAGTGTGGTCAGGATCTCTCCTTAAGGCTTATATTTCTTCTCAAGTTTCAGTTCTGATAGCATGTCAGATTAATTTAGTTGTGTACAGAGAGAtgtggaaagaaagacaaaagaaatagTGGGGACTGACATGTAAGAACAGTTAAATGTAGGGTTCAAATTCGCTTTTTTAGTTTAGTGAAACCACCAGGAGGCCTGATTTAGTTTCTTGAGGTGCATGTTTTGGCATTCGGTGTGTTGATGTGGACTCTGGGAGGTACTATAAAGTGTCTTGCCCAAAAGAACTGACTTACTTGAGCTGTTAATGGTGTCCTCATTCACATAACACTGTATGCTCATAGATAGCCTATGTCCTGTGTTATCGGTCCTAATCAAAAAATGGTTCCATGACAAATCAGCTTTACAATTGTGTATCATCACAAGTCCCAACACACTTTATATCAGAGAaatttaaaacaagtaaaatacaGCTCATGTCCCAGATAATATGATGTATTATTGTCgcaatattataatattatttacTAGCTATATGGCCAGTGTGTGAAGAATGGAAGATTATATGAGTTTGGACAAGCTAGACTATTTAGgccaaacttaaaaaaatgaattggcAGCCAGTGGAGTGACGCTAAAACTTTTGTTATGTGTGACATGTGTCCTGGTTAGCTGTACTGCCTGGAGGATCTCCCACCAAACTCAAGTacaagacagggagagggacGGGAGGTGGGAGGTTGGCCCTGACGCCACCTCAGGTCTCCCCACTGGAAGtcagagagaggtggaggatcagtccaataaaaaaaaaaaaagcacacctCTAACTTTGTGCAGTACAAGTCAAACCAACCATACCATAGAAAGCTACCAAACAAAACCATTATTCATTCATAATCCAGTGAATATATAATTTCAATGAcatattgttgcattttttctggttTGTGCAAAATCATACTAAAATTGCAAGCAAGCATACTAAAATACTAAAGCATACTAaaatttgtttctgtttaacTTTGTTACTTCTTTTTGATATTTAAGAGTCTgattttgtatatatttctatatttatacAGTTGTAAATGTTGGGATTATTCATTTGCATTCTTCCAAATATTTCAATGGTGCTTGGTTTGGGGAGCAGGGTGGGCCGTTCACTCAGGGTACCATGCAAGCCAGTTCCGCCCCTGGCTACCCGTCTTGCCAACCAGACCTAATGGAATGGAACCATAATTAAAGTCAATAGTAATACCCATGTGAACCTGCGATTATGTCAAAAttactgctgtgaaaagggACTGAAGACTTTTTCCATGGCAGTCATATTGACGTGAAGTAACAGGGAAACACGGTCAGTGACGGTCAATGACAGCCTTTCCAGTTAAGCAACATGCACGGTGGTGGGACCCTGGCTCTGCTTGGCCTAAATGGAGCAGACACTTCATCAGTATCACTagtgacacctgtgtttaccagCTATCTGTTGGGTAGGATTTATGTATGTGAGTGATATCTCTTTGACTACAATTTGAAATGCCATGACAAGTCAATATGGTGCACTTGTTTAGTTATGACTGACCTAATAATCATTTTATGGGAAGTTGAAGCTACAAGCAAAGCTTTAGGTTGCCTTTTagttatttcacttttcattaATGTTACTCTAAGACTCCTGTTAGTTTCTCGAACTCCTTGAGGAAGTAATCAAAGGCTACTAGTTGGCCTGAGACGCTTAATGAAACTTCCCACGCTTAACTTACTTTCCAAATTACATGTAACACCATATTTTATCCAGCAGAGGGCGACTTCAGCCTAAGAACCGCGGGGTTTCTGCCTGTGGGCCAGCTGTGCGCTGCAGGGTAAATGTATGTACAGTGACGGTGGACGCAGTCAATTTTGTAACCATGACGAAACACGGGCCACGCTGCTCAGGCTGAGGTGAAAACCTAAACCTCCCATGTGAACTTTATTACCTAGGCTACAATAAAGCTGCTGAGTAGACAGAATAGGGACATTTTTGATAAGATTATTTTAAACACCAATGGTGTATGCCATTGGTGTTTACTCTTTTTTATAATCTATATCCTCTCTGTCttactttttaataattttaatatttttttttttattttttttttgcaatatgtaCTATTTGCAATGTACTATTGTTTAtcttaatattttattgaacAAATGTGGTAACAGGGTTATTATTCTTGTTTAAATAATTCTACACACAAgtccttttgtattttttgtctttaaatgcttttctttttttattgttaacctaataataataataataataataataataataataataacaataataataataataataataataataataataataataatagtgaagTTATTTGTGTATTAACTCTTGACGGCCCGGAGGGCCACAGGACGGAGGCTACCTTTCCGGTTTCCCTCCCCGGTGCTGGTCACTCCCTCCGCGCTGTCAGCAGCTCTCACTTCTCTCACTCCGCCGTTCAAACTGAGCTGCCGTACAGAACTATTTGCCTCCGTCTCTCCCAGTTTCGAGGTTAAAGGGCAAACGGTATTTAGTAATGTATTAGTGCGGGTCGTACTGCGGCTCTCGTCGGGAGGAATTAGCTTGTATTTCGTCACCGAAGTTAAAAGCAGCGGGAGGAAAATGTCCAGCTGAGGCGTTGAAATCCTGAAAAGCGCAGGGCCTGTTTTGTAATGATTTATCAACGCTCCGACAATGGCAAACAAGGTAGGCTgagcaactttttaaaaaatgttttaacgtCCGACACGTTTTCGTTGTCTCCTAAGTTtcttggcgtgtgtgtgtgttaggggaaAAATGCGGGCTGCGGGCTGGTTGAGGCACAGAGGAGCAGTTGTAGTTTCTCGTATTAATGGCAAAATCTTTACTTGGCAAGCTCTGCATTAAAAGAGGCGAAAACCTTTGAATAGTTCGCGTTATATATGTGTGACAGGCATTGACAACGTTGCTGCATGTATTTACTGCGAAATGAATATGTTTTGCCTATACATGGAAAAAGTGTCTCATTAAGAAAGTGTCTTGTGACATTTTACTACCTTTCCAGTGCGGGTCATGTCTACCCCGCGGaatgctgggaaatgtagtcttagTGGTGTTTACgcgtttgtatgtgtatgttccTGTGTGCAGTCGTGCCAGGGGGTGATTATTGTCCCggtgtttttgtcattattgttgTGGTTGTTACTGGTGTCAGATCAGGGCTGAAAATAGCTTGGTGAGTGATTTTGGATTCTGTCTTCACTTTTTGTAGTTCCAGATCTCACGCCATTAAAAGGTAACATTAAATAACTTTAAATACGTGTCAGCTGTCTGTACAGATTCTCAGTCAGCTTGAAGCTGCAGGTCATCCATCCAGTTTGGTTAATTTTGGAGTCCCACAGCCTAACAAGACAAAAGGGCTTGCAGTACATGCATATACTAACAGAGTCAGCAGAACTTAGGCCAGAGTAACCAAAGCTGTGCTCACTAAGATTTTGAATTTCCCCTTAACTTGTTTAGCTCATGTTTGGAAACTGTCCTCTTCCTTGACCCCAGGGAGCTGTCAGGCTAACGCCAAAACAGATCTTGAATCTGAGAAGCAGCTAATAGGTTTGCATTCCCCCTCTCTGGTTAATGAACATGGTAGTTAGCATAGCACTGTGAATTCTACACTGTTTTGAGTATGCCTACTCCTCACCTTCAGTCAATGCCAACAAGTGGTAATCAGAAAGTATATGAATAGTAATATTTAAAGGCAGATTCTGCAGTTccaaatgggagggcacaccacATTGTTTCCTCATGATAAGAATGAGGCTGAGGGAGGATGAAACCCCTTCAGGTTCACAGCAACT
The genomic region above belongs to Myripristis murdjan chromosome 24, fMyrMur1.1, whole genome shotgun sequence and contains:
- the moxd1l gene encoding DBH-like monooxygenase protein 2 homolog; the encoded protein is MHALLLLLSLFLARPTGAGALNDSVLPFMEYLDPDRNVSLKWGFNDAQGTITFSLSIKSTGWVSLGFSPNGGMEGADIVMGGIGPGGAYFTDRHATGNILPVVDKQQNYTLLSLTEIEGQTTMTFQRAIQSCDDDDFHITARPIKLIYAYGTNDELNYHGKRRGTKEINLLNYMPRITLPSTDYLTITVDNINIPATHTHYHCMVMKLPKLKGKHHIYRIEPIIEHHDIVHHMLLYGCPSFVNETYNGPCYRGDTGDHCFRVVAAWAVGGGVYEFPENAGIPVGGESGDTFYRLEIHYNNPAREEGRRDSSGLRLYYTAQLRQHDASVLTTGLLLQGNLDYSIPANATQFHTYGMCNTSLFSKLEDAPVPDLHVFALELHTHLAGRKVRVGHFRNGTQIDFLALNENYNFEMQQITNLGNIKTIKQGDNIVVECTYNTVNRTGDTKMGLATTDEMCLAFLFYYPANNIDTCWSHPTTHLSDMADSQLLEEIQTSDQDPITMYEGLLKSIPQIQVVSDVHSNMSWYPKGTMMDMMKTPSVNCQMMEATSAPNSNPTFGRASGRLSTSWAVTLTGLLLLWAALM